A window of the Zootoca vivipara chromosome 14, rZooViv1.1, whole genome shotgun sequence genome harbors these coding sequences:
- the WFIKKN1 gene encoding WAP, Kazal, immunoglobulin, Kunitz and NTR domain-containing protein 1, with protein MPFWTFLGKGSKREGGQRRLGGEQHLRYPMLPPLILSLLSLLAEGASLQPIRMSHLGVCPNQLNPNLWVDAQSTCERECQADQDCEGFEKCCTNVCGLRSCVAARYADGSLSSLELVQEATCESFVCTQQGSDCDIWDGQPVCKCKDRCEKEPNFTCASDGLTYYNKCYMDAEACIRGISLAVVPCKYIFTWPNTSPVPMETTAHPTPGIGPELPIPPALYNNPFHQLVYVGGTVSFHCDVSGRPRPDITWEKQSDHQENFIMRPDQMYGNVVVTNIGQLVIYNAQPEDAGIYTCTARNSAGLLRADFPLSVVKREHSRGEPKASSPPQLPPGECLKEPDKQECEAYQVRWYFDSKRGLCTTFRYGGCGANQNHFDTYEECQLACVNNAVNLCTLPIVQGPCKNWEPRWAYNHLMKQCHSFIYGGCEGNENNFDGKESCDDVCPFPKTLQCKACRLKSKMVPSLCRSDFAIVGRLMEIIEDQDSGIARFALDDILKDEKMGLRFFNIKYLEVTLTDMDWNCPCPNMTTEDGPLIIMGEVQEGMAVLDPNSYVRAANDKRVKKIHELLEKKTCELLNRFQD; from the exons ATGCCTTTTTGGACTTTCCTCGGGAAGGGCTCGAAGCGAGAGGGCGGCCAGCGACGGCTCGGAGGGGAGCAGCACCTTCGCTACCCCATGCTGCCTCCACTCATCCTGTCTCTGCTGTCTCTCCTGGCAGAAGGGGCcagcctgcagccaatcaggatgAGCCACCTAGGGGTGTGCCCCAACCAGCTGAACCCCAACCTGTGGGTGGATGCGCAGAGCACCTGCGAGAGGGAGTGCCAGGCCGATCAG gacTGCGAAGGCTTTGAGAAATGTTGCACCAATGTCTGTGGCCTCCGGAGCTGCGTGGCAGCCCGCTATGCGGACGGAAGCCTCTCCTCGCTGGAGCTGGTGCAAGAGGCCACATGTGAGAGCTTTGTGTGCACGCAACAGGGCTCGGACTGTGACATCTGGGACGGGCAACCTGTCTGCAAGTGCAAGGACAGGTGCGAGAAGGAACCCAATTTCACCTGCGCCTCCGACGGACTCACCTACTACAACAAGTGCTACATGGACGCCGAGGCCTGCATCCGAGGCATCAGCCTGGCCGTGGTGCCGTGCAAGTACATTTTCACCTGGCCCAACACCAGCCCGGTGCCGATGGAGACCACGGCTCACCCGACGCCCGGCATAGGCCCCGAGCTGCCCATACCACCGGCCCTCTACAACAACCCCTTCCACCAGTTGGTTTACGTGGGGGGCACAGTCAGCTTTCACTGCGACGTGAGTGGGCGGCCGCGCCCCGACATCACATGGGAGAAGCAGAGCGACCACCAGGAAAACTTCATCATGCGGCCCgaccagatgtatggcaacgtgGTCGTGACCAACATCGGCCAGCTGGTCATCTACAACGCCCAGCCGGAGGATGCCGGGATCTACACTTGCACGGCCAGGAACTCCGCTGGCCTCCTGCGGGCGGACTTCCCGCTGTCTGTTGTCAAGAGAGAGCACTCCAGAGGGGAGCCGAAGGCATCCAGCCCTCCTCAGCTCCCACCCGGCGAGTGCCTGAAGGAGCCTGACAAGCAGGAATGCGAGGCCTATCAAGTCCGCTGGTATTTTGACTCCAAGAGAGGATTGTGCACCACTTTCCGCTATGGTGGTTGTGGGGCTAACCAGAACCACTTCGATACCTACGAAGAGTGCCAACTGGCCTGTGTCAATAACGCCGTCAACCTCTGCACTCTCCCCATCGTGCAGGGCCCCTGTAAGAACTGGGAGCCCCGCTGGGCCTACAACCACCTGATGAAGCAGTGCCACTCCTTCATCTATGGCGGCTGCGAGGGCAACGAGAACAACTTTGACGGCAAGGAGAGCTGCGACGACGTCTGCCCCTTCCCCAAGACGCTGCAGTGCAAAGCCTGCCGCCTGAAGAGCAAGATGGTGCCCAGCCTCTGCCGCAGCGACTTCGCCATCGTGGGGCGGCTGATGGAGATCATCGAGGACCAGGATTCTGGCATTGCCCGCTTTGCCCTGGATGACATCCTCAAGGACGAGAAGATGGGCCtcagattcttcaacatcaagtaCCTGGAGGTGACCTTGACAGATATGGACTGGAACTGCCCCTGCCCCAACATGACCACCGAGGATGGGCCCCTCATTATCATGGGCGAGGTGCAGGAAGGCATGGCGGTCCTCGACCCCAACAGCTACGTCCGGGCCGCCAATGACAAGCGGGTCAAGAAGATCCACGAGCTGCTGGAGAAGAAGACGTGCGAACTTCTCAACCGGTTCCAGGACTAG